From Manihot esculenta cultivar AM560-2 chromosome 18, M.esculenta_v8, whole genome shotgun sequence:
CACATATAGGGTATTGTCCCCTGCCTGCACTTCCTGAACTGGCTACAGAAGTACTAGTTTGCTGCCCAAACCTCCCTGCAAAACTCTGCGCTAGTGGCTGCCTTTGTCTTTGTACCTGACTCTGCCCTAATGATTGAGCACCTCTTTGTCTCTTCATAGGTGCTTGAGAGGCTGAGGATTGCCCCTGCATCTGGGTTTGCCCTCTCTTCTGTTGCCCTTTCTGTCTCCAGCtctgttcttcttcttttatcttcTCTATATTAAACGCTGCATTTACCAGAGTAGAGAACTCTTTGATGGAATGGGCTGCCAAAAGCACCCTAATGTCATTATGCAAACCCTGCTCAAATTTCTTACATTTAGCTTCCTCTGTAGGCACCATTTCCCGGGCATACTTACTCAATCTGATGAAATCTTTTTCATACTCGCTAACAGTCATCCTGCCCTGTCTCAAATATAGgaactcttttctcttctcaTCCATATACAAATCTCCTATATACTTCTTTCGAAACTCAGCCAGAAAGAATTCCCAAGTCCGCTGCTCAGATTGAACTATCTGTGATGTGGTGTCCCACCACTGATAGGCCTCTTCTTGTAACAAAGCAACTGCACAAGCCACACTGTCTGGTGGTGTGCACTGAAGCTGCTGCAACACTCTCTCTATACTTTGCAGCCAGTACTCTGCTACTGGAGCATCATCTTCTCTTCTGCCTTTGAATTCCATAGCTCCATATTTTCTAAGCTTGTCTATTGGTGGTCTAGCAGGAGCCTGCATAGGTACTGCAACTGGTGGTGGCACCTGAGGTGCTGCCTCTGAAACTCGTCTAAACATATCTGCCAACTGTTGTAAAAATGCATCCTGTCCTGGCCTATCTTCACCATGAGGGGCTGGTGCAACTGCTGGCTCAATGGGTTCTGAGGGGGCAAGACTTCCCACCTCCTCATCTATAGCACGTTGTGATTCCTCAGACATCCTCTGTAAACAAATAGGCCTGCATCAATTTTATAGCGATACATCATAACCTGGACacatttggcatgtacattaattatgctatatcctagaaccgcctaaacctatgctctgataccaaaaaatgtaacaccccttacccgtctataaaataacttagtaaaggatgccacatactatactatatgcaattacatatgtggacttaagatagctttgaccttataaattgttctttagtttgtttaaatgcatgttgattcacaaaataattttaaatggagaaaccGCAAAAGTCTCCCCTGTTTATTAGCAATTATCCCTGTGAAAACTAgtcataaaatttcaatatttactcatttcacactattaaaaccacaaatagaacataataacttaaaatagtaaacacatttgtttatattcatactatttacaatactcatttacagactcttggtagactattaatgtacatgccaaccataaacaacctctgtacaaatcttgtgactgactggttatgatgatgtctctgtgctgatgcagaaccagaccTCCTAACTGTTGCTTCCTCTATCTTTTACCTACGCATGGAAAAGTCCAATGCGCTGAGCTTATGCCCAGTGGGTGAATAACAACATATATACTCAGTCACAGATAATAGGAATACTCATGACAGATATaatgaaatcattttataaggcaaatgaaagttttatgtGTCAGTGGGTGATAAGTGCCAAATCAAGTCATGCAGTTGTATAAATGTAAGGTCATTCATATTTTTGTAACCATCTTATGTGCATGCTAGCAAAGcattaacaagtcatataattaaatcttagcccCTATAAACTCTTCACAGGATCATTTAGCTAGATAAGGGAAACTGTAtctgtatagcacaaagtgccaaactgtATGGCCCGGGGGCCGAATGTTGTGCCTGTATGGCTAAAAAGCCGGGAAACTGTATGACACATAATGTGTCGATAAGATCATATCATGTAGCCCATTAGGGCGCAGTACTGCtaaactgtatatggcatgccatacccttatgctatctatgactcccactgaggtttactagggccaagaatgcatagtttcatgttaaatatttattggtaCTAAATAAGCAATCACATCAATAAAAAGAGTCCTTAAAAGCATTCATATATATGTAATAGAACATATTCACTTATGAGCATATTATTCAGCCATAAACATTTTACTATGTCATCAAGAATATGCATGAAAAGTTTTACTCGCTTAAGCTAGCACGTGCGTAAAGCAGGTATGTCCAGTTAGCATGTGCGTAATTTGGCCACAAAGCTAGCATGTCAATCCCTTTTAGGTCAATATTTGCAATTAGGTTTGTTTCTGCCTGAGATTGTATCACATTTTTAAGTATCTTGTGGACATAATTAGACTCATCTTTCTTCATGAACtttgtgtatttatgtcttagctttctaacaagatatattacatctaattctgacctttctaacttaagttatgaatttttctttgcaagctgctcaatcaggtcctaaccagtacagttttggtatctgtttttaatctaacaaaacctatcatatgcatacatttgcatacagattcaaacttaactttcttgtacaaagttttaggtatacttttcagggttcatttggcactggtttTAATTCATTTCATTGAGTAAATCATTAGTTATGGTCTAGGAGATACATACTGCTCCGGATGCACAATTCCCTGTGACCAGCTTAGGTTCACTAGCAATTTTCACATAATtagctacagattcagaatttggtcactTCATGAAAGTTTGAGATTtgtgtcttagctttcatttggtatattttaggcttaatttcaatgatcacacaataagttatgaggcttctaacacagactgtcctgttggaacctattctgccagttttatgtttttggcttccatgttgtatctatgtactttaagccttccaatcatcatttcaacattcatattacaTATCCATACAATCAAAAGAGCATTTCCAGCAAACAAAACCAATCCCTAATGttacatattcatgagaaaatcaaaggaaaaacagaagttcatacaatcaccaaaccttttgcacaatcttttcaaaagctttaggtacaccttagttactctctttccttgcctttcccctttgatgtaccttcctccctttgagtttgttctttacaaagaagaagaaaaacaggagctttaattcatttaacaacatataattaattgaaacatgaaagaatatgtTTACCTAACCTAGTTTTCAATTCCTACCACTTACCACTTAAGTACCTTAACTtatcttcttctttcctttctttcctttctttctaTGGTTCCTTTGCTGATTATAACACTTAAGAACAGATTTTGTGTGGCTGGAGATTTTATCTTTTTGATGAACTATGGTGGAAATGGAAGATAAGAAAGCAAAAgcctttttctctttcctttttggTGTAGCCACGGCAATGATGGACCAAATGAATGACAactcttttctttcatgcttagtcaTGCATGGCTAGGTGTCATATGGTGGGTTAGGTGTAAATATAGAAAAAGGTGGAGGGCAAACttggaattttacttttaaactttccatattcacactttcacctactaaacttttccacatgtttcaatttagtttttaaactttcaatattcatagattgacctactaaacttacatttttaacatttagaagttcatttcatttaagcaagcacgtcggttttagtaagcacctcaagctagcacgtcgggaaacccttaagcacctcccgatagcaacttgattccgacctgcttatcgcattagatgctttattttaagatatatctgttttcttatttgagctttcaatgattcagttattatagcttcaagatattaaaatactattagtggtcattcttattttaactctacCTTTGGACGaataactctatatgaaatgcaagttagacctctaaacacaacttttagtgctctatcTATAAACCAATTGTGTGTCAGACGGCTATGGATAAGCTAACACCTCCCCTATTTAGCTCGAGgtcaagctagcacctcccctgaagCTAATTACTCTAACTTCGGAATGGTACAATTGAAAGCTAATGGTTGCTCTATTTCTATCTGCAGGTTTTGGAATGTTACATTGATCAATTCAAATTATCCGGTGGTGGAACCTTCGACGGACAAGGGCAAGTGGCTTGGAAGCAAAATAACTGCGGTCGAAATCCAAAATGCAAGAGACTTCCAGTTGTAAGTTTAATTGAATCGTATATTGTGCATGTATCATACTGCTTTGTAAGATGATTAATAACGTTTCCTTTATGTGCTTCTTGTCCCTTTAAAAACACGCCAGAGCTTGCGGTTTGACTTCATCACCAACAGCGTAGTTCAGGACGTAACATCGCTCGATAGTAAGAATTTCCATGTCAATCTTCTAGGTGGCAAAAACCTTACTTTCGATCGCTTCACGATCACTGCACCAGGAGATAGCGTCAATACAGATGGAATTCACATCGGGCATTCAAACGGGATCaacattattaattcaaatattgcCACCGGCGATGACTGCATCTCCATTGGTGGTGCCAGCGAACAAATAAGGATCACAAACGTACGATGTGGACATGGACATGGCATTAGCGTGGGAAGTTTAGGGAAGACCACTGATGAATTTGTCTCTGGAATTTTCGTAAGGAACTGCACCTTCTATGACACCGACAATGGAGTGAGAATTAAGACATGGCCGGCATTACATGGTGGCAGGGCCTCTGATATGCATTTCGAGGATATTATGATGAAAAATGTCCGCAACCCTatcattatagatcaaatgtacTGCCCATGGAATCAGTGCAATCCAAAGGTAACgcgaaaagaaatgaaaatgaaagagtCTCTTAATGCATTGTCCGTGGACAAATCTGCCCGCAACATGAAATTTCTGTAACCCTTTGCCGTTTCTGATGTTTGTTTCAGCTTCCGTCAAAAGTTAAGATCTCCAACGTCACCTTCAAGAATATTAGGGGCTCTTCAGCGACCGCAGTAGCTGTTCGACTTAATTGCAGCAGCAGTTTTCCATGCCAGAAGGTCGAGCTCGCTGACATTAACTTGACGTACGGAGGAAAGGAAGGCCCTGTAAAATCCTTGTGTGCAAATGTTAAACCCACACTTAAGGGAAAATTGACTCCAACCATTTGCTAGTATTGTCAACGCTCAAACCTCGCAGCTCCTAGCCGCGATACATGGATTATCGAGGAGATGAGCATATTTCAAGTTGTAAGTTTTACCAAATAAAACGAGACACTTCAAAGTTTCCTTTTATATAGGTTACTGCGTGGGTAGACGGCCAAGATACTCGCATGTTGCTctttgtcttttttgtttttccattTTCTATTCAATCTGCTCGCTCACTCGTCGGGTTTCGCCGCGTCGTGCGGTGATTAAACTGACAACAGAAAACATGAGATTACAGTCGAAGGCAGTTTGGCCAAGTTTCGACCCTAGAAAAAATTATTCTGTCCGAATTTTCAGGCTTTTTATAGATTTTTCGTACAGTTTTGAACGTTATTTTCATCACGATAGAGTAATCGTATTAAAATTTCCACTCAAAGGCACACATTGTCCATGAGAAGAAAAGATATGCGTATTCTTTGGTGCTGAACTCAATTTGATGCTAGATTTACACAATCCACTCCCTAAAGAATTTGTTGAGTTTCGTTGCACAGTGCGGTGATGAAATcgacaaaagaaaatttaacacTACAGCATATCATGAACTCCTTCAGCGTAATCCAATGTAATGGATGCGATGCAACGCAACATTTTCGGCTCAAATGAGAAAAGAAACTGGGCCGCGGGAAACAAAATGCGGTTTTTTTAGAAAGGTTTGCGAAATAAGAGACTCATGAAATTAGGGCTGCTCATTTAAAACTTATTATCGGGAACCTAAGAAACTCgtttaataaaaacttattcATTTGATGGGTCGAGGTGCTGTGAGAATTTCAACACATAATAGGTCCACGTGATGCTGCACAAGGGTCGCCCAAAGAAAGGCATGAGTTGTCAACACATAATAGGTCCACGTGGCAAGATCTGATGAGTGGGTAGCGCGGCCCCACTCTAggaaaggaaggcccgcacACCTCAACACCCTGTTTATTAGCATAACTGGCCCTCCCCTGGATAAGATGAGTCTCGGCACAAAGTTATCATTATCAGGCACAGTCCCGCGTATACCCATTATGGCTATAGTCGCGGGATCACCGACCTATTAGCCGGCGATATCCCTGATCAAGCAAACGATCACATCATCattggattatcagaaaatgctatatttatctctgtCTTCTTACAGTATTAAAGGAGAACGACCAGAGAGGCAAAGGTACGATGTTCTTTTATACTGTTCAAGTTATGAGCAATTCCTTTCTCTCGCTTTTCTCTTCAGGCTTATTgagttgagcgtcggagtggctgccgtgggcaCCCATCACCTCACGTTCTCATTCTTGCAGGTTTAACCAATAACAGCACAGCTCTATTTTCCGACTGCATCACCAAGCTAGCCCGGGTGCTCGTTGGTCAATAAGCTCaaagttttggaataaaaaatgcACAAGCTCTATCACATCGACATATTGTCGAACCCCGTGAATATGTGCGTCGCCTATTTTGCTTTTCATTTTAGCTCACTTTGTGTCACTGCACGACATATTGAGGCGTTGAAATCTCTTCGGTGAAAAATACATTTTCTCATTAGGTTTTTTTAacgtctttaaattttttttttattgcatgCTAAGGGCAATTTTCAAAAGATTCAAGGACCGATTATGAATTTAGAAGGTACATGGcactaattttatgaaaatagaatATTCTGTGAAGCGAATAAATCTACCCGTGCTATGATTTAGGATCTACTCAAGCATCATCACTTAAAATCTCTTCAAGAAAGGAAGTCACTGTGAGTATGTGTCACGATTAATCGTTGCTCCGTTTCCTTTTCTTTAAAAGGAAACGTGACGCGGCTCATAAAAAGTGCATGCGATTTCTACTTATgtgaattctattttttttatgcaaTATTTTGGAATATTGCACGGTGCGAGACAAATGAAAATCTACTATTGGCGTTGGAGGGTGCTTGTCATGAACAAGTAAGAAATCGCTATATCAGTATGAAAGGCTTAGACGTAAAGATAAGTTTTGCTGCAAACGAATGAAAAACAAGACAATATCTACTTATAGGTTAGACGTTAGTCGGTATTTCTCTGTTatgctttttattaaaaagcgaCAAAACAATTTCCAATAATAGAACAAAAGTTACAAGTAAATAACTTCCCTCCGTTATAAAATCCGGTAACTTTAGATAATTGCTTAGATATAAAAGCTTTTGCAAACAAGGAGAAATCCATTCTAATTTGCCGCGCATTTTACGAAAGAACTTAGAAAAGAAAAGGCTTCATGAAGATGACGACCCTGGAGACGTATTTTTCCCTGACATCTTTGCTATTATTGTTTGTTTTTGCTGGTAGAGTTCAATCTGCcgtatttgatgtgaaaaattatGGTGGTAAAGCCGATGGCAAGTCAGATATTAGCAAGGTGTGCTGACGattcctaatttttaatttcgccGTGATTTTCTTATACCTCATTTTAACtgaactttcatctcccttttttttttccttttcaggcATTATTGGGCGCGTGGAAAGAGGCTTGTTCAGCAAAGGGTTCCAACATAGTTGTAGTACCCAAAGGAACATATTCCATAGGTTTAACTGACTTAAATGGTCCATGCAAGGGAGCCATGGAGCTTCAAGTCCAAGGAACCTTATTGGCACCGATAAACCCTAGCAGTTATGCCAAGGACAGCTGGATTACTTTTGCATACATTGATCAATTCAAATTATCCGGTGGTGGAACCTTCGACGGACAAGGGCAAGTGGCTTGGAAGCAAAATAACTGCGGTCGAAATCCAAAATGCAAGAGACTTCCAGTTGTAAGTTTAATTGAATCGTATATTGTGCATGTATCATACTGCTTTGTAAGATGATTAATAACGTTTCCTTTATGTGCTTCTTGTCCCTTTAAAAACACGCCAGAGCTTGCGGTTTGACTTCATCACCAACAGCGTAGTTCAGGACGTAACATCGCTCGATAGTAAGAATTTCCATGTCAATCTTCTAGGTGGCAAAAACCTTACTTTCGATCGCTTCACGATCACTGCACCAGGAGATAGCGTCAATACAGATGGAATTCACATCGGGCATTCAAACGGGATCaacattattaattcaaatattgcCACCGGCGATGACTGCATCTCCATTGGTGGTGCCAGCGAACAAATAAGGATCACAAACGTACGATGTGGACATGGACATGGCATTAGCGTGGGAAGTTTAGGGAAGACCACTGATGAATTTGTCTCTGGAATTTTCGTAAGGAACTGCACCTTCTATGACACCGACAATGGAGTGAGAATTAAGACATGGCCGGCATTACAT
This genomic window contains:
- the LOC122722429 gene encoding exopolygalacturonase-like, translated to YVLLVPLKTRQSLRFDFITNSVVQDVTSLDSKNFHVNLLGGKNLTFDRFTITAPGDSVNTDGIHIGHSNGINIINSNIATGDDCISIGGASEQIRITNVRCGHGHGISVGSLGKTTDEFVSGIFVRNCTFYDTDNGVRIKTWPALHGGRASDMHFEDIMMKNVRNPIIIDQMYCPWNQCNPKLPSKVKISNVTFKNIRGSSATAVAVRLNCSSSFPCQKVELADINLTYGGKEGPVKSLCANVKPTLKGKLTPTIC
- the LOC122722430 gene encoding exopolygalacturonase-like — protein: MDYRGDEHISSYGQDTRMLLFVFFVFPFSIQSARSLVGFRRVVRVQSAVFDVKNYGGKADGKSDISKALLGAWKEACSAKGSNIVVVPKGTYSIGLTDLNGPCKGAMELQVQGTLLAPINPSSYAKDSWITFAYIDQFKLSGGGTFDGQGQVAWKQNNCGRNPKCKRLPVYVLLVPLKTRQSLRFDFITNSVVQDVTSLDSKNFHVNLLGGKNLTFDRFTITAPGDSVNTDGIHIGHSNGINIINSNIATGDDCISIGGASEQIRITNVRCGHGHGISVGSLGKTTDEFVSGIFVRNCTFYDTDNGVRIKTWPALHGGMASDMHFEDIMMKNVRNPIIIDQMYCPWNQCNPKVTRKEMKMKESLNALSVDKSARNMKFL